The Planococcus versutus genome contains a region encoding:
- the fliQ gene encoding flagellar biosynthesis protein FliQ — MTPDMVIKLAEQSIFTVILISAPMLLIALAVGLLVSVFQAMTQIQEQTLAFIPKILAVFISLVVFGPWMLTLLLDYTRDLFEQLPRIIG; from the coding sequence ATGACTCCAGATATGGTGATCAAACTAGCCGAACAATCGATTTTTACTGTTATTCTCATATCCGCTCCAATGCTGCTCATTGCGTTAGCTGTTGGGTTATTGGTCAGTGTGTTTCAAGCCATGACACAAATTCAAGAACAAACACTAGCGTTTATCCCGAAAATACTGGCGGTCTTTATTTCGCTAGTGGTCTTTGGCCCGTGGATGTTGACTTTGTTACTAGATTACACACGAGACTTGTTTGAGCAGCTACCAAGAATTATCGGGTAA
- a CDS encoding flagellar biosynthetic protein FliO, whose product MNKSMFLHITLLMVVLFYAVMTVPMTAEASPNVVEWLNNEEPEEKVPVEEIENAPIKEKSLAGIIVQLILYTLLIVAMIYGLIKFLAARQKNLQPNQAVKLMGGTPLGNNKSLQVVKVGGHMYLLGVGDEVTLIKEFSDGAEINNIEKDFEQQQPALSKNLFDLTKKKVVAYSKKSQQNGFDQLFKQSLNKQKAQQQALENEFEKETQDKEGRPL is encoded by the coding sequence GTGAACAAATCAATGTTTTTGCACATAACACTACTCATGGTGGTCTTGTTTTACGCTGTAATGACGGTACCGATGACTGCTGAAGCGAGTCCAAATGTTGTCGAATGGTTAAATAATGAAGAGCCTGAAGAAAAGGTACCCGTAGAAGAAATAGAAAACGCACCGATAAAAGAAAAAAGCTTAGCTGGAATTATTGTTCAATTAATTTTGTACACGTTGCTGATTGTGGCAATGATTTACGGACTCATTAAGTTTTTGGCGGCACGTCAGAAAAACCTACAACCGAACCAAGCCGTTAAACTAATGGGCGGTACGCCTCTAGGCAATAACAAATCGCTGCAAGTGGTAAAAGTCGGTGGCCACATGTACTTGCTGGGTGTTGGGGATGAAGTAACGCTCATCAAGGAATTTTCAGATGGAGCGGAAATCAACAACATCGAAAAAGACTTTGAGCAGCAGCAACCAGCACTGTCGAAAAACTTGTTCGATTTAACAAAGAAAAAAGTTGTGGCTTATTCTAAAAAATCGCAACAAAACGGCTTTGATCAGCTGTTCAAGCAAAGTTTAAACAAACAAAAAGCTCAGCAACAAGCGCTTGAAAATGAGTTTGAAAAAGAAACGCAAGACAAGGAAGGACGTCCGCTATGA
- the fliR gene encoding flagellar biosynthetic protein FliR has product MDKIFDILPYFLLMLVRLTSFFLIAPIFSMRGVPAQFKVGIAAFLAFVAVSTLPMGETILLDSTYLLLIIKELATGLALGFTAALVLYTVQIAGAFIDFQMGFSMANVLDPQTGAQVPIIGHFKYMMALLFLLTVNGHHLMLDGVMQSLRVFPVERLAISVKAEDIAQFMTGLFAEMFLIALQIALPIVGALFLVDIALGILAKTVPQLNIFAVGLPLKIFVGFIMLFLTMPVFFYILQILFEKLLVSMAQLIRLLGGT; this is encoded by the coding sequence ATGGACAAAATTTTTGATATCTTGCCTTATTTTTTACTCATGCTTGTCCGTTTGACCAGTTTTTTTCTAATTGCTCCTATTTTCTCAATGCGAGGGGTACCCGCTCAATTTAAAGTGGGCATCGCAGCCTTTTTAGCGTTTGTTGCTGTGTCAACGTTGCCTATGGGTGAAACGATTCTTTTGGACTCGACTTATCTTTTATTAATCATTAAAGAGTTGGCGACAGGTTTGGCACTCGGCTTTACAGCAGCACTCGTGTTATATACCGTTCAAATCGCAGGCGCTTTTATTGATTTTCAAATGGGCTTTTCGATGGCCAACGTGTTGGATCCACAAACGGGTGCACAAGTACCGATTATCGGTCATTTCAAGTACATGATGGCGTTATTATTCTTGTTGACTGTAAACGGTCATCATTTGATGCTAGATGGTGTTATGCAAAGCTTGCGCGTATTTCCGGTAGAGCGTTTAGCTATTTCAGTAAAAGCGGAAGACATTGCACAGTTTATGACAGGCTTATTTGCAGAAATGTTCTTGATTGCCCTGCAAATTGCGTTGCCAATCGTCGGTGCTTTGTTTTTAGTAGATATTGCGCTTGGTATTTTGGCAAAAACGGTACCTCAGCTAAATATATTCGCTGTAGGATTGCCGTTGAAAATTTTTGTTGGTTTTATCATGCTTTTTCTGACCATGCCTGTGTTTTTTTATATCCTGCAGATTCTCTTTGAGAAACTCTTGGTGAGTATGGCTCAACTGATTCGTTTGTTAGGAGGAACGTAA
- the fliP gene encoding flagellar type III secretion system pore protein FliP (The bacterial flagellar biogenesis protein FliP forms a type III secretion system (T3SS)-type pore required for flagellar assembly.), producing the protein MIPEILSAINIPGIDFGAESPEDVSTTLQLFFLLTVLSLAPGILIMMTSFTRIIIVLSFVRTGLGTQSMPPNQVLVGLALFLTFFIMSPIVVEMNETALQPYLDGDMVQQEALDTAIVPLKEFMAKNTREKDLALFFKYAELEKPDSIEEIPLTSLVPAFAISEMKTAFQIGFVIFIPFLIIDMVVASTLMAMGMMMLPPVMISLPFKILLFVLVDGWYLIIESLLVSF; encoded by the coding sequence ATGATTCCGGAAATCTTATCTGCTATTAATATTCCGGGCATTGATTTTGGCGCAGAGTCCCCTGAAGATGTCTCAACAACGCTTCAATTATTCTTCTTGCTAACGGTTTTGTCTTTAGCTCCAGGAATCCTAATTATGATGACTAGTTTTACGCGGATCATCATCGTTTTGTCGTTTGTGCGAACTGGACTCGGTACACAATCCATGCCACCGAACCAAGTATTGGTTGGCTTAGCACTGTTTCTAACATTTTTTATTATGTCTCCTATCGTGGTAGAGATGAATGAAACCGCACTCCAACCTTATTTAGACGGTGACATGGTACAGCAAGAAGCACTGGATACCGCTATCGTGCCATTAAAAGAATTTATGGCAAAAAACACACGAGAAAAAGATTTGGCTTTGTTTTTTAAATACGCAGAGCTAGAAAAGCCTGACAGTATTGAAGAGATTCCGTTAACTTCATTGGTTCCGGCATTTGCAATTAGTGAAATGAAAACCGCTTTTCAAATCGGCTTTGTCATTTTTATTCCTTTTTTGATTATTGATATGGTTGTCGCTAGTACGTTAATGGCGATGGGAATGATGATGTTGCCACCGGTCATGATTTCCTTGCCATTTAAAATTTTGTTATTTGTATTGGTAGATGGCTGGTATTTAATAATCGAATCGCTGCTGGTCAGCTTTTGA
- the flhA gene encoding flagellar biosynthesis protein FlhA, whose translation MKFRDYAIMVAVIMIVVMMVIPLPPLLLDVLIMINISLALTILLVAMNTKEPLQFSIFPTLLLLTTLFRLGLNVSTTRSILTNQTGGQVIETFGSFVVGGSAIIGILVFLILVIIQFLVITKGSERVAEVAARFTLDSMPGKQMSIDADLGAGMISDQEAKNRREKVSSEADFYGAMDGASKFVKGDAIAGIIITIINIIGGLLIGVMVHGLPFAEAAQLFTLLSIGDGLVSQIPALLISTAMGIVVTRAVSDGNLGSDITKQLFAYPKMLYIVAGTLVMFAVFTPISPMLVVPIAGVIAYGAFQMQKTLNSEEKQEVELSKDDKEIESMKSPESVIDLLHVDAIEFEFGYGLIPIADKNQGGDLLDRVIMIRRQCAMELGIVVPVIRIRDNIQLQPNEYMIKIKGNQVASGEIMLDHYLAMSPGIDDESVEGIETVEPAFGMPALWVDEDMKEEAEMAGYAIVDPPSVVSTHLTEVIKRHAHELIGRQEVKSLIENMRETAPAVVEELVPNLMTIGEVQKVLMKLLKEKVSIRNLLAILETLADYSTQTKDADLLTEYVRQSLSRQITLQYATPKEPLQVITAGASLEKKFADSVHRTEQGNYLSIDPESSQTIFQRITEQAAQLQQTGVQPILLTSPAIRIYMRQFVERFAPDLPVLSYNELEPEIEIQSVGVVNVS comes from the coding sequence GTGAAATTTAGAGATTATGCCATCATGGTAGCCGTTATCATGATTGTGGTGATGATGGTCATCCCTCTTCCGCCGCTCTTATTAGATGTATTAATTATGATCAATATTAGTCTTGCTCTGACCATTTTGTTAGTTGCAATGAATACAAAAGAACCGCTGCAATTTTCTATTTTTCCTACGTTACTGTTGTTAACAACTTTGTTCCGACTGGGGTTAAACGTTTCGACAACGCGTTCGATTTTGACCAATCAAACAGGCGGACAAGTGATTGAAACGTTTGGTTCGTTTGTGGTCGGAGGAAGCGCCATTATCGGGATCTTGGTATTTCTCATCTTGGTCATTATCCAGTTTCTTGTTATTACAAAAGGTTCCGAACGCGTAGCCGAAGTGGCTGCGCGATTTACACTCGATTCCATGCCTGGTAAGCAAATGAGTATTGACGCCGACCTCGGCGCTGGAATGATTTCGGATCAAGAAGCGAAAAACCGCCGTGAAAAAGTAAGTTCGGAAGCAGATTTTTACGGAGCGATGGACGGTGCCAGTAAATTTGTTAAAGGAGATGCCATTGCCGGGATTATTATCACTATCATCAATATTATTGGTGGTTTGTTAATTGGCGTTATGGTTCACGGCTTGCCGTTCGCAGAAGCAGCACAACTGTTTACGTTACTGTCTATTGGAGATGGCTTAGTTTCTCAAATTCCAGCGCTATTAATTTCGACAGCGATGGGCATTGTCGTCACACGTGCAGTATCAGACGGCAATTTAGGGTCAGATATCACAAAACAACTTTTCGCCTATCCAAAGATGTTGTATATTGTTGCTGGAACGTTAGTAATGTTTGCGGTTTTTACACCAATCAGTCCGATGCTTGTTGTGCCGATTGCAGGTGTCATCGCTTATGGTGCTTTCCAAATGCAAAAAACCTTAAATTCTGAAGAAAAACAAGAAGTAGAATTAAGCAAAGACGATAAAGAAATAGAAAGTATGAAAAGCCCAGAAAGTGTTATTGATTTACTGCATGTCGACGCCATTGAATTTGAATTTGGCTATGGATTAATTCCAATTGCTGACAAAAATCAAGGCGGCGATTTACTGGACCGTGTGATTATGATTCGTCGACAATGCGCGATGGAGCTAGGTATTGTCGTTCCAGTTATTCGGATCCGTGACAACATCCAACTGCAGCCGAATGAATACATGATTAAAATCAAAGGCAACCAAGTCGCATCAGGTGAAATTATGCTTGATCATTACTTAGCCATGAGTCCGGGCATTGACGACGAATCAGTAGAAGGCATTGAAACCGTAGAACCGGCCTTTGGTATGCCAGCTTTATGGGTCGATGAAGACATGAAAGAAGAAGCGGAAATGGCAGGTTACGCCATTGTTGATCCGCCGTCTGTTGTGTCTACTCATTTGACTGAAGTGATCAAACGCCACGCGCATGAATTAATCGGTAGACAAGAAGTAAAATCGCTCATTGAAAATATGCGCGAAACAGCACCAGCAGTAGTCGAAGAGTTAGTACCAAATTTAATGACCATTGGAGAAGTACAAAAAGTGTTAATGAAACTTTTAAAAGAAAAAGTATCCATCCGCAATTTATTAGCCATTTTGGAAACATTGGCAGATTACTCTACGCAAACAAAAGACGCAGACTTGTTGACAGAATACGTTCGCCAATCCCTATCGCGTCAAATTACTTTACAATACGCTACACCAAAAGAGCCGTTGCAAGTGATTACAGCAGGCGCCAGCCTTGAAAAGAAATTCGCTGACTCAGTCCACCGGACAGAGCAAGGCAATTACTTATCAATCGACCCAGAGTCGTCTCAGACAATCTTCCAGCGGATCACAGAACAAGCGGCGCAGCTTCAGCAAACCGGCGTTCAGCCCATTTTACTGACGTCTCCTGCTATCCGTATTTACATGAGACAATTTGTCGAGCGTTTTGCACCCGACTTGCCAGTGCTGTCCTATAACGAACTAGAACCAGAAATTGAAATTCAAAGTGTTGGAGTGGTGAACGTCTCATGA
- the fliN gene encoding flagellar motor switch protein FliN, with protein sequence MTTNHHSPEERKNFLDYQKTGGKKMPEKAFSKTETEAIIELLNTSLGGSAALLTSLLEEQVFVTSPTLTVTSRDAVFGSIGAPFYVALGEYTGSASGMQVLAVSKKDVDAALTATEDQAEFQAVQELISKMFDSVAQSMSTLLEKELAYSLSGMDVVDQKGEFSLANFTKEQWFTESEFQLNVSGKQNIRFYLCLPLPLAKTLVEILTAPFNPQELKETSNMPKQSDDGLNEQAQTTPIVQNVQFSSFDNTETAPSTPNNLNMLLDIPLQVTVELGRTKRVVKEILEISQGSIIELDKLAGEPVDILINNKLIAVGEVVVIDENFGVRVTDVLSTAERISKLR encoded by the coding sequence ATGACGACTAATCACCATTCTCCAGAAGAACGTAAAAATTTTTTGGATTACCAGAAGACAGGAGGAAAGAAGATGCCTGAAAAAGCATTCTCAAAAACAGAGACAGAAGCTATCATCGAATTGTTGAACACGTCTCTAGGAGGTTCGGCTGCTTTACTCACGTCGTTGCTTGAAGAACAGGTTTTTGTCACTTCTCCAACACTAACTGTGACCAGTCGAGATGCTGTATTTGGTTCTATCGGCGCACCGTTTTATGTGGCGCTTGGTGAGTATACAGGTTCAGCTAGCGGAATGCAGGTGCTTGCTGTTTCCAAAAAAGATGTGGATGCTGCATTAACGGCTACAGAAGACCAAGCAGAATTTCAAGCTGTTCAAGAGTTGATTAGTAAAATGTTTGATTCAGTGGCACAGTCGATGTCAACGCTGTTAGAAAAAGAACTTGCTTACTCTTTATCGGGCATGGACGTTGTAGACCAAAAGGGTGAATTTTCGTTAGCGAACTTTACAAAAGAGCAGTGGTTTACAGAGTCGGAATTCCAGTTGAATGTTAGCGGAAAGCAAAACATCCGTTTTTATTTATGTTTGCCTCTACCGCTTGCAAAAACCTTGGTGGAGATTTTAACGGCACCGTTTAATCCGCAAGAACTAAAGGAGACAAGTAACATGCCAAAGCAATCAGATGATGGGCTAAATGAGCAGGCTCAAACAACACCAATCGTACAAAATGTTCAATTTTCAAGCTTTGACAATACCGAAACAGCGCCATCTACACCGAATAACTTGAATATGTTATTGGATATTCCACTTCAAGTCACTGTAGAACTAGGCCGCACGAAAAGAGTAGTCAAAGAAATACTGGAAATTTCACAAGGCTCTATTATTGAATTGGATAAATTAGCAGGAGAACCCGTGGATATCTTGATTAATAATAAGTTGATTGCGGTTGGAGAAGTGGTTGTCATTGATGAAAACTTCGGCGTTCGCGTCACAGATGTACTGAGTACGGCTGAACGCATTTCAAAATTGCGGTAA
- the flhB gene encoding flagellar biosynthesis protein FlhB, giving the protein MATRYRLDLQFFAGEKTEKATPQKRQESKRKGQVAKSPEVAAAMIIIGGIVLLNSLGGWMMDRILAIYRIHFTQYISWEITPATIRTLFEQMAMNAFLLMLPIMLVGMVFGFLGNFIQVGVIFTSDPIMAKFERLDPIKGAKRIFSMRALVELGKSLLKIAIIGGAAFGVLWVAKDELFTLSQKSIGYSFSFIGSLVFQMGLIAGLILLSLSILDYIYQKYEFEKGIKMSKQDIKDEYKKAEGDPLIKSKIKDKQRQMSMNRMIQDLPSADVLITNPTHYAIAIKYDAETMEAPVIIAMGKDHLALKIKEKAKEFGIVTMENKPLARALYAQVEVGDVVPEELFLAVAEVLAYIYRLKGKIR; this is encoded by the coding sequence GTGGCAACTAGATATCGCTTGGATCTGCAATTTTTCGCGGGTGAGAAAACTGAAAAAGCAACACCGCAAAAACGGCAAGAATCCAAGCGGAAAGGCCAAGTGGCAAAAAGCCCGGAAGTCGCGGCCGCCATGATTATTATCGGGGGGATTGTGCTCCTGAATTCGCTCGGTGGCTGGATGATGGACCGAATTTTAGCTATTTACCGGATTCATTTTACGCAATATATTTCCTGGGAAATAACACCGGCCACTATTCGTACATTGTTTGAGCAAATGGCCATGAATGCATTTTTACTGATGCTGCCTATTATGCTTGTCGGTATGGTCTTCGGCTTTCTCGGTAATTTTATCCAAGTAGGTGTTATTTTCACGTCAGACCCAATCATGGCAAAATTTGAGCGGTTAGATCCAATCAAAGGGGCAAAGCGCATTTTTTCAATGCGTGCTTTAGTCGAATTAGGGAAGTCCCTCTTGAAAATTGCCATTATTGGCGGCGCTGCATTTGGCGTATTGTGGGTAGCCAAAGATGAGTTATTTACGTTATCACAAAAAAGCATTGGCTATTCGTTTTCTTTTATCGGTTCGTTGGTTTTTCAAATGGGCTTGATTGCAGGGCTGATCTTGTTAAGTTTATCGATTCTGGATTATATTTACCAAAAATATGAATTTGAAAAAGGTATCAAGATGTCGAAACAAGACATCAAAGATGAATACAAAAAAGCGGAAGGCGATCCGCTCATCAAATCAAAAATAAAAGACAAGCAACGACAAATGAGTATGAACCGGATGATTCAAGATTTGCCAAGTGCAGATGTATTGATTACCAATCCGACTCATTACGCTATCGCGATCAAGTACGATGCCGAAACGATGGAGGCTCCGGTCATCATCGCAATGGGGAAAGATCACTTGGCGTTAAAAATTAAAGAAAAAGCAAAAGAATTTGGAATTGTGACGATGGAAAACAAACCTCTCGCACGAGCACTATATGCCCAAGTTGAAGTTGGGGATGTTGTCCCAGAAGAATTGTTTCTGGCTGTGGCTGAGGTTTTAGCATATATTTACCGACTTAAAGGAAAAATTCGATAA